Genomic DNA from Polyodon spathula isolate WHYD16114869_AA chromosome 8, ASM1765450v1, whole genome shotgun sequence:
TCTTCTAAGTGTTGactaggttgtgtaaatcaaagggaaaaaaatcccatttaaatgcatcaagatttcaggctgtaacacaattaactgtgaaaacgtccaaggggggtgaatacttaatataggcactgtatacttaTGTGCATGCGCTTTCTGGGCACATTATTAGTAGTGTCAGTACACATCAGTCAAGTCCATGCAACAGTATAATTAGGAACAAGAAGGATGCAGGCTTTAAGTTAACTTGCTCAGTtgctttactgtattattatCTCACAGTTTACTTACATTTAGACTGACCTGTATAATTAAGATGTACTGACCTGTATTAATAAGAACGAGAAAGATGTTGGCTTTTAGTTTCACTTTGTACATGTTAATACACTTTATAATTCCCCATATTGTTAGGGTGAAGCCAATTTCTCTTCAGTGTCACCACAACTTCAAGGGGAAAACCAAGTCTTGCTATGGTCTTTCTCAGTTCTCCGTAACCACTAACCAGAACACTAGTAGGCAGGATgcgttttaagaaatgtttttcttttaatcaagTGATATGTTGATTGTCTTCTCTTTTAATCAAAAATATACCTAAAAAATACCTAAAACAAATTGATAGTGATGGTAATGACACTGCCGTTTTGGTTATGACAAGAATGTTCTTGTAACGGCACAAACTTTTATTATGCAAACTTCAACAAACACGTTGCaaattatttgaaaacatgtatGATCGCCTTGAACAtagcattttataaaatgaaataaaatgttttactaaaatTGGAATTCGTAGAACACAAACTACAGTTCAATTATCTATAATGTTAGTAATGTACATTTGACTGTTTTGAAAACAGAACCGACAGAATAAACTATTCGGATGCTTACTGCTTAGCTTGTATGTCTTCAGGATATTCCCACTGATGATCTCTGAAGCAACTTGCCTTTCTTTTTCTGATTTAGCTTGCCAATATTTTTCACGCAACTCAACAACAAGGGCATTGTGGAAAAGAAGAACTTTCCTGACCTTATCAGAGTTAGATCTAATCTGCTGGGTAGCTATGTTTTTGGAGAAGTGGTGTTTCTGAATCTTGCTGTAATTCTCGGAATTGTGGAGTGGAGTGTTCACAGCGATGAcatcttgtacttttttttttacattgaggtCTTTTGTATTTTGGTTCCCTTTATTTTCAATATTCTTTAATTTTccactttgttttctgtttaggcatctttatttttctttttaagatgcTGCTGATATTTCAGAGGATCAGACTTCATTTCTTCTCTGTATTTCTTTGATCTTTGAGCAGATGACTTTGGTCCCATATACTAAActagtatattttaaaattagaaaaaaaatatttagcctAATTCACAGGAATCTTTTAAAAGCACATAATACTAATTTgtcatattattgttattaccagCACAGTCTTCTCAttaaaaatatacagtgtatagAATACAGGCACATAAGTTAGTGGTAGTTTCCTGTTACCAAGTTTTACTTTGTGGATTAACAACAGAATTATTTTCCAGATCATACTGttgtaatgtataaaaaataaatacagtgtagcTACAGCGTAATAGTgtgcctgtattttgaagtgaaaAATGTCAGTAGATATAGTGGAGAACCATATTATGTTATTCTACAAGAAAATACCATAGCACACCACTGAAATACAACACAATGTAAAAATATTGCACAGAGTTGAAcaaatcaagattttttttttttcttttcaaactacGACACTACATGACCATTCAGTTTCCACCTTGCCCAAAAATCttgttttgaatatatttttgggTTGTTTGGCTCCTCCTTTAACACTTGACGttattctgtaaaaataaacagggaaCTGCAAAAACGTTAAGCTACCAAAAGACTTTCTTCTTGAAGTTTTCCCTCTGCTAGATGAGGAATGGAGCGAGTTCACAGTTTCTGGTGGGtacaattaattttgtttacacAAAGCCACAAGATTACCATAGATAAATGGTTTGGCTCAGTTAATCTAAAATGATGTATGAAACAAGGCAtaaatacagaatataaatatcTATGTTAACATTGAAATCATGCAATGTGATTGTAATATGTTTTCTAAATAAGTAACAAGTTTTAAACCTCAAGTACTTCTTAATATAGATTCAAATGACTTCAGCTGTGTAAAACACCCAAATAAAGAAAGATGTTTCTTAAACCAGCTGCTGAATGTGTTTAGTAAGATAATAAAGTGTTTTCATAATAAGTGTAAATGCAGACATGTCAAGGACTcactcattttatttaaaaacttttttgccaTCAATTTATATCAAAACCTCtctcctatttcttttttttttttcaaatctcacTAATTTTGTTTTATCGGAATTGGTAATACGCTCTTCCTTTTTCTTGTTCAGGTCCCTTCTTGAAAAAGCTCGGAAGACCTTCAAGTTTTTGTGGTGTGTCTATTCCAAACCAACTCCCAGCAGCTCACTGGAGTGTCTTGCTCTTTTCCTGCAGTGCCTGTTCATTGCAACATTAACTGGAGGGCTTCTGTTTATATGGATGTATCTCactttaaaatacacatacatgCCATCTTGTGTTGTGTCAGGGATTTATAcctgtgtgtgtcttttcattctgTTTCTTGTGCATCCTGTTCGGTGCATGTTTACCATGATAATACCTTCCCTGGGTACCAAGCAAGGCCGCAAGCTGATTATTTCAACAGCCATGATGTTGCTAGTCTTAAATTGCATCCCAAACATTATCACCAACATTAAAAACGTATTAGACATAATAAAATGTTCAACCCAAACCACAACTGAAAAAACTTTAAATTCCGCCATCATTTTGAATTCTGCTATAAGTGATTTTAACGGGTTCTTTCAAAAGATACCTaccatgcaaaaagctaaaaataatttGAACTTTAAGGGAAATATTAATATTTCTGAGATTAATAAAAAGCTGGACATCGTTTCTGAAGGAGTGAAACAAGAATTCCGCTCGGTTGAATCGATTCTGAGAACATCGTTGGAGGTGATGAAAAAGGTCGTTGCTGGATTGCTCCTCTTGTATTTGCTGGCAGGGTCTGTGTGGTATTTAATAGGCTACCTGACAGACATAAAATACGACAACTTGTATGTTACAGAGAAACTGTGTAGTTTAGCTGAAGAGCATGGGAGGGCTGATGCCCTGCTATCCTATAATAAAAAGCTAATCAAGTCCACTGGTTTGAGAATGTCTCGTCATGAGGTTTTGAGAGCCCTGCGTGGTATGGTGATCCTAGCTGTCTATGGGGTGATAGCTGCAGTAATAATAGGACTTGATCACTTTGTCTTCTTCCTCCTGGGGAATATCCTAGAATGGGCACATGACTTTCCAGAAGTAGAGTTTTCAATTTCAACCAATCTGTCAGTAAGTAAACGGACACtttgaaatatgtatatattttgtatgtctttgtttttatgttttatttataatgcagACAGCCTCTAAAATATGTGTAtggtattatataatatatatatatatatatatatatatatctatatatctatatatatatatatatatatatatatatatatatatatatatatatatatatatagcgttatACACCTTGGGAAAACTTATATATCccaattaacataaaaaaaaaaaaaacatttttttttgtaattcatatttaaagaatgcaattatttctataaataaaataatattacaattcacctatttttcatttcaatttccaTATCATTTTTCTGATTGCATTTTATCATAACAGTGTGGTTCAGATCTCAGGTCAATCAACTATTAAGTCTACTGTAAACTGGAACCAAACTAGAAACTCTTAATATTTTACATGTttgtgttatgctttttttttttttttttttaagaaaatgtatttgtacttaTCAAGGTTGGaagcatacaaaaaaacaaagtcttaATGTATTTTACAGGTTAAGATTGGAGTAGGAGGTTTGAATGAAATTAACAACGCTCTTAACGATGTTGTCAATATTTTTGGAGGAGACGGTTCCAAGACTCAAATCcctacagaaacacacaaaatggATGAAAACTACAAGTTTGCCATCCCCTTTCTCGATGAAGGCTGCTTGAAGAAACTCTCGCCACCATGCAGCTCCATAGCCGTCACGGTTGGAGTCCTGCACCTTGTTGCTTTTGTCATGCTGGTTGGGGAGGTATATGCCAGACGTGCCTGCAGAAAGATTTCAGCCAGCTTTTACAAGCAACGGGAAGAGGAGAGAGTGAACTACCTGTTTCAGAAGATTGTAGAAAAGGAAATGAAATGAACACAGTAGTTCTGTTACaaaatttttgtttttgctgtgttaaatgcatttttagtaCCAAAGACGAAAAATGTTTGTCCATCtataaatagattaaaaaaatgagCAGCCTCAAACTGAGAGACTggaataaagtgtgtgtgtgtgtgtgtgtgtgtgtgtgtgtgtgtgtatatatatatatatatatatatatatatatatatatatatagacctgtAAAGCTTGTTTATGAAAATCTTTCCCTTAAACAAAATGTCTTTCTGTTTTCTGTCAGCTGGTTGTTAAACTTCCTTTTCAAAGTTGACAGTGTAAtccatttaattatttgtttttgctgtgttaaaTATCTATGATGCGATGTAAAAATCAGACATGTCTGATTATCCAAGAGGGGTAATCCATCCACTTCtacaaaagcagcattttttttattggtatatTAAGGTTAcacagttacattattattattattatttttattattacttagcTGTTggcctttgttattgtttgtgttttgtgtacatTTATATGTGCAATAAACATCATtgcatttaacaatttaaaaaaaaaaatgtatatttaataaacCACATTCAAATGATAATTATATGCTGAAGACAAGTCATAAAGCAGGAATACAAATATAGACATTTAGAAAACAtattgtatgtggtgtgttttgtGCTGGGAAAAAGCAGACGCGTCGAGAGAGCAGGGAGATCTTTTATACAGAACAGACTACAGTTTGCATGATTACCCTTATAAAGGTGTACCTTAGTTAAAAAtattgaaagcatggcaaagcttAGGAAAGCTTTGTAAAgcccaaagaggtatggtaaagcatttattaaaaaaaaaaaaaaaaaaacatggcaaaccatggtaaacaatGGAAAGTTTTCTTTCTGAATAGGAGAATCCACCCATTAATCAAAGACGTAATCATCAGCCCTATAAAAACCCCATTCGTCTACTCccacttgtagttttttttttttttactgtttggcccccctccctcccttacCTCTACCTTGCAGCTGCCTTGTTTAGGAGGAAGGTCGCTCGAAGCCACTTCAACTTATtacttgcatgtttgttttttggataCATGTGTAAActggaatttgttttcttttgtttattcaCTGGCAAGGTGTGACCAGCGTGGTTGAAAAGCACACCTGTGAGTAGTATCTGAGACTTCAGATAAGCATAAGGCAACTTTTCATTATT
This window encodes:
- the LOC121320297 gene encoding osteoclast stimulatory transmembrane protein-like — its product is MERVHSFWSLLEKARKTFKFLWCVYSKPTPSSSLECLALFLQCLFIATLTGGLLFIWMYLTLKYTYMPSCVVSGIYTCVCLFILFLVHPVRCMFTMIIPSLGTKQGRKLIISTAMMLLVLNCIPNIITNIKNVLDIIKCSTQTTTEKTLNSAIILNSAISDFNGFFQKIPTMQKAKNNLNFKGNINISEINKKLDIVSEGVKQEFRSVESILRTSLEVMKKVVAGLLLLYLLAGSVWYLIGYLTDIKYDNLYVTEKLCSLAEEHGRADALLSYNKKLIKSTGLRMSRHEVLRALRGMVILAVYGVIAAVIIGLDHFVFFLLGNILEWAHDFPEVEFSISTNLSVKIGVGGLNEINNALNDVVNIFGGDGSKTQIPTETHKMDENYKFAIPFLDEGCLKKLSPPCSSIAVTVGVLHLVAFVMLVGEVYARRACRKISASFYKQREEERVNYLFQKIVEKEMK